A single window of Micrococcaceae bacterium Sec5.1 DNA harbors:
- a CDS encoding SRPBCC domain-containing protein: MATFRVTTLVAAPPERAFATWTDLDRFPEWIGGVTGVTDRVGSIDQAGSRYTVKFGRMASPTEILAVERPWHIRTRFGNAILKGESDVRFAAEGGGTRIQQEFVTRGFISAIFGRIFAMGSYRGSFRGELETFRRLVEREAAESARLKPGQPEPGEAKPGEPKPRGE; encoded by the coding sequence ATGGCAACGTTCCGAGTGACTACCCTCGTTGCGGCTCCGCCGGAGCGCGCTTTCGCGACTTGGACGGACTTGGACCGGTTCCCGGAATGGATCGGCGGAGTCACCGGCGTGACCGATCGGGTTGGCTCGATCGACCAGGCCGGAAGCCGCTACACGGTGAAGTTCGGACGAATGGCAAGCCCCACGGAGATCCTCGCCGTCGAACGCCCCTGGCACATCCGCACACGGTTCGGCAACGCGATCCTGAAGGGTGAGTCAGATGTGAGGTTTGCCGCCGAGGGAGGCGGCACGCGCATCCAGCAGGAGTTCGTGACCCGTGGATTCATCTCGGCGATCTTTGGGCGGATTTTCGCCATGGGGTCCTACCGGGGCAGCTTCCGGGGTGAGCTGGAGACCTTCCGCAGACTCGTTGAGCGCGAAGCCGCGGAGTCGGCCAGGCTGAAGCCGGGCCAACCTGAGCCCGGTGAAGCGAAGCCGGGCGAACCGAAGCCGCGTGGCGAATAG
- a CDS encoding IclR family transcriptional regulator — MTTTPLAPGKATSKVPAAENTLRILKLLASRRGPMAASNIATALGLPRSSVYHLLGVMEANGFVLHLHEEQRYGLGISAFELSSAYSRQEPLSRLGRPMLASLVDVIGESAHLAVLHGRDVLYIVEERAKNRPSLVTDVGVRLPSHLTASGRAILAALPKSQVRALYPNAAAFTSRHEVEFPIMKYSALSSHLDQVRQRGYATENGEITPGFGSIAAAVTDHVGWPTAAVAVTFLEDKVPAEQWPVLAARIRKAADELSVRIHGRPAG, encoded by the coding sequence ATGACAACCACGCCACTGGCACCAGGCAAGGCCACGTCCAAGGTCCCTGCCGCCGAAAATACGCTGCGCATCCTCAAACTCTTGGCCTCGCGCCGGGGGCCGATGGCGGCGTCGAACATTGCGACGGCACTCGGCTTGCCGCGCTCCAGCGTGTACCACCTCCTGGGCGTGATGGAGGCCAACGGCTTCGTCCTGCATCTGCACGAAGAGCAGCGCTACGGCCTCGGCATCAGCGCCTTCGAGCTCAGTTCGGCCTATTCGCGGCAGGAGCCCTTGTCGCGTCTCGGGCGGCCCATGTTGGCCTCGCTGGTGGACGTGATCGGCGAAAGCGCGCACCTTGCCGTGCTTCACGGCCGCGACGTCCTTTACATCGTGGAGGAACGCGCCAAGAACCGCCCAAGCCTGGTGACCGACGTCGGAGTCCGCCTGCCCAGCCACCTCACCGCCTCGGGCCGCGCGATCCTGGCCGCCTTGCCAAAGTCGCAGGTTCGGGCTCTTTACCCGAACGCCGCCGCCTTCACGTCGCGCCACGAAGTGGAATTCCCGATCATGAAGTACTCCGCCCTGTCCTCCCACCTGGACCAGGTGCGGCAGCGCGGCTACGCCACGGAAAATGGCGAGATTACGCCTGGATTCGGTTCCATCGCCGCCGCTGTGACTGACCACGTGGGATGGCCGACGGCGGCAGTCGCCGTCACGTTCTTGGAGGACAAAGTTCCGGCTGAGCAATGGCCGGTACTGGCTGCGCGCATCCGCAAGGCTGCCGACGAATTGTCGGTACGCATTCACGGACGACCCGCTGGCTAG